The Chlorocebus sabaeus isolate Y175 chromosome 16, mChlSab1.0.hap1, whole genome shotgun sequence genome window below encodes:
- the SPDYE4 gene encoding speedy protein E4 — protein MASGQAYPPFEEESPLPSTSVQSPQQVADDEVPGPSVPWVDPSPQPQSLGMKKKREWSDESEEEPEEELELERTPEPKDTWVVEMLCGLKMKLTRKRASAVLPEHHEAFNRLLEDPVIQKFLAWDKDLRVSDKYLLAMVIAYFSRAGLFSWQYQRIHFFLALYLASDMEEDNQAPKQDIFSFLYGKDYSQRPLFHKLRYQLICSMRWRTWVSPEEMEEIQAYDPEHWVWARDRTLIS, from the exons ATGGCCAGTGGTCAAGCGTACCCTCCATTTGAGGAGGAGAGCCCCCTGCCTAGCACATCGGTGCAGTCCCCCCAGCAGGTGGCGGATGATGAAGTGCCAGGACCATCAG TCCCTTGGGTAgatcccagcccccagcctcaaTCTCTTGGCATGAAAAAGAAGAGGGAATGGTCAGACGAATCCGAGGAGGAGCCGGAGGAGGAGCTGGAGTTGGAGCGCACCCCTGAGCCCAAGGACACCTGGGTGGTGGAGATGCTGTGTGGGCTCAAGATGAAGCTGACGCGCAAGCGAGCATCCGCCGTGCTCCCTGAGCACCACGAGGCCTTCAACAGGCTGCTTG AGGATCCTGTCATTCAGAAATTCCTGGCCTGGGACAAAGATCTGAGGGTGTCAGACAAG TATCTCCTGGCTATGGTCATAGCATACTTTAGCCGTGCCGGCCTCTTCTCATGGCAATACCAACGCATTCATTTCTTCCTGGCTCT CTACCTGGCCAGTGACATGGAGGAGGACAACCAGGCCCCCAAACAAGACATCTTCTCCTTCCTCTACGGCAAGGACTACTCCCAGCGACCCTTGTTCCATAAGCTTCGATACCAGCTCATCTGCTCCATGCGCTGGAGGACATGGGTTTCCCCAGAGGAGATGGAGGAG ATCCAGGCTTATGACCCAGAGCACTGGGTGTGGGCCCGAGATCGCACCCTCATTTCCTAG
- the CCDC42 gene encoding coiled-coil domain-containing protein 42 isoform X1, which produces MSLGIMEEEDLAEYFRLQYGERLLQMLQKLPNVQGQSESPSIRLLEKKKETKIMHHNMLQKKKMFQRRMETLNLRWEELGVKEAQLKAHIQKFEQFIQENDQKRIRAMKKANKERELKRQHMQELSKGKQEMVALRLEHQRLSAKLQDYSIFNKYLEKVVENSEFEEIHEVIARYKTLVSMHHDLMQSAQEGQEKIERAKARLARYMEEKDDEILQQNNELARLQMRFDHARSNVIIWESRWAHIQNTAAKKTLLLGTIKMATLNLFQIVSKQLKEVTEVALEDTHKQLDMIQQFIQDLSDIWAEVKKKEQQQVRV; this is translated from the exons ATGAGTCTGGGTATCATGGAAGAGGAAGACCTGGCCGAGTACTTCCGGCTGCAGTATGGGGAGCGGCTGCTGCAGATGCTCCA GAAACTCCCCAATGTTCAGGGACAGTCGGAGTCCCCATCCATCCGGCTactggagaagaaaaaggagacgAAAATCATGCATCATAATATGCTGCAGAAGAAGAAG aTGTTTCAGCGCAGAATGGAAACCCTGAACCTGCGCTGGGAGGAACTGGGCGTCAAGGAAGCCCAGCTGAAGGCTCACATCCAGAAGTTTGAGCAGTTCATACAG GAGAATGACCAGAAACGGATCCGCGCCATGAAGAAAGCCAACAAGGAACGAGAACTCAAGCGCCAGCACATGCAGGAGCTGAGCAAGGGCAAGCAGGAGATGGTGGCTCTGCGGCTGGAGCACCAGCGGCTGAGCGCCAAGCTGCAGGACTACTCCATCTTCAACAAGTACCTAGAGAAGGTGGTGGAGAACTCCGAG TTCGAGGAGATCCATGAGGTGATTGCGCGCTACAAGACGCTGGTGAGCATGCACCACGACCTCATGCAGTCTGCGCAGGAGGGCCAGGAGAAGATTGAGCGCGCCAAGGCCCGGCTGGCGCGCTACATGGAGGAAAAGGATGATGAGATCCTGCAGCAAAACAATgagctggcaaggctgcagatgCGCTTCGACCATGCCCGCAGCAATGTCATCATCTGG GAATCTCGCTGGGCACACATCCAGAACACCGCAGCCAAGAAGACCCTCCTGCTTGGCACTATTAAGATGGCCACGCTGAACCTCTTCCAGATCGTGAGCAAGCAGCTGAAGGAGGTGACCGAGGTGGCCCTGGAGGACACCCACAAGCAGCTGGACATG
- the CCDC42 gene encoding coiled-coil domain-containing protein 42 isoform X2 produces the protein MHHNMLQKKKMFQRRMETLNLRWEELGVKEAQLKAHIQKFEQFIQENDQKRIRAMKKANKERELKRQHMQELSKGKQEMVALRLEHQRLSAKLQDYSIFNKYLEKVVENSEFEEIHEVIARYKTLVSMHHDLMQSAQEGQEKIERAKARLARYMEEKDDEILQQNNELARLQMRFDHARSNVIIWESRWAHIQNTAAKKTLLLGTIKMATLNLFQIVSKQLKEVTEVALEDTHKQLDMIQQFIQDLSDIWAEVKKKEQQQVRV, from the exons ATGCATCATAATATGCTGCAGAAGAAGAAG aTGTTTCAGCGCAGAATGGAAACCCTGAACCTGCGCTGGGAGGAACTGGGCGTCAAGGAAGCCCAGCTGAAGGCTCACATCCAGAAGTTTGAGCAGTTCATACAG GAGAATGACCAGAAACGGATCCGCGCCATGAAGAAAGCCAACAAGGAACGAGAACTCAAGCGCCAGCACATGCAGGAGCTGAGCAAGGGCAAGCAGGAGATGGTGGCTCTGCGGCTGGAGCACCAGCGGCTGAGCGCCAAGCTGCAGGACTACTCCATCTTCAACAAGTACCTAGAGAAGGTGGTGGAGAACTCCGAG TTCGAGGAGATCCATGAGGTGATTGCGCGCTACAAGACGCTGGTGAGCATGCACCACGACCTCATGCAGTCTGCGCAGGAGGGCCAGGAGAAGATTGAGCGCGCCAAGGCCCGGCTGGCGCGCTACATGGAGGAAAAGGATGATGAGATCCTGCAGCAAAACAATgagctggcaaggctgcagatgCGCTTCGACCATGCCCGCAGCAATGTCATCATCTGG GAATCTCGCTGGGCACACATCCAGAACACCGCAGCCAAGAAGACCCTCCTGCTTGGCACTATTAAGATGGCCACGCTGAACCTCTTCCAGATCGTGAGCAAGCAGCTGAAGGAGGTGACCGAGGTGGCCCTGGAGGACACCCACAAGCAGCTGGACATG